One genomic window of Bacillus sp. S3 includes the following:
- a CDS encoding urease subunit beta, producing MIPGELFLKEEEIICNAGRTVSKVTVINTGDRPVQVGSHFHFFEVNEALRFKREAAFGKRLNIPAGAAVRFEPGDEKEIELIDYAGERRVFGFNNKVDGSLEKGCNE from the coding sequence ATGATACCTGGTGAATTATTTTTAAAAGAAGAAGAGATTATCTGTAATGCTGGAAGAACAGTTTCGAAAGTAACAGTGATCAATACCGGCGATCGCCCTGTTCAGGTAGGTTCACATTTTCATTTTTTTGAAGTGAATGAAGCGCTTCGCTTCAAGCGTGAAGCAGCGTTTGGAAAGCGGCTGAACATTCCAGCAGGGGCTGCGGTTCGTTTTGAGCCTGGCGATGAAAAGGAAATTGAATTAATAGATTACGCCGGGGAACGCCGTGTGTTCGGTTTTAACAATAAAGTAGATGGATCATTGGAAAAGGGGTGTAACGAATGA
- a CDS encoding urease subunit gamma codes for MKLLPREIDKLMIVVAADLSKRRKDRGLKLNYPEAVALITYEVLEGARDGKTVAELMEYGTTILSREDVMEGVPEMIHDIQVEATFPDGTKLVTVHSPIK; via the coding sequence ATGAAACTATTACCACGCGAGATTGACAAGCTTATGATTGTAGTGGCTGCAGATCTTTCCAAGCGGCGAAAAGACAGAGGTTTGAAATTAAATTATCCAGAAGCAGTTGCTCTCATTACCTATGAGGTGTTAGAGGGCGCACGTGATGGAAAAACGGTTGCCGAATTAATGGAATATGGGACTACCATTTTGTCACGGGAAGATGTCATGGAGGGTGTTCCGGAAATGATTCATGATATTCAAGTAGAAGCAACCTTTCCTGATGGAACAAAACTTGTGACTGTACATAGTCCGATAAAATAA
- a CDS encoding urea transporter: MKTDERNSLWDGKVYPFLTAALKGISQVILIENSITGLLILIAILISSIYLGAIALLSAMIGTLIGILGGVDEDTINQGLLSYNSVLTGMALALFLQGPYMWVVALAGAAIAAFLTAAMMHFMKNNEVPILTFPFIVLTWLILLAAYKLKHLTLSSSLVPQNLTSWQLNIAGKVNLLDGIFHGIGQVFFLNNTLSGILVFIAVFWGGRKLGVYAAIGNAAAIIIAYVLGGEHSLIVLGLYGYNAILTIMAVSVVFTKQHHRYTLVSGIIASCLTVPITAGLSTWLLPYGLPALTMPFVLSTWLFLGARKTMPNL; this comes from the coding sequence ATGAAAACAGACGAACGAAATTCATTATGGGATGGGAAGGTTTATCCCTTCCTAACAGCAGCTCTCAAAGGAATCTCTCAAGTCATTTTGATTGAAAATTCCATCACCGGATTACTAATCCTGATTGCCATCTTGATTTCTTCTATTTATTTAGGGGCCATTGCGCTGCTATCGGCTATGATTGGGACATTAATAGGGATCTTAGGGGGCGTGGATGAAGACACTATCAACCAAGGTTTGCTGAGCTACAACTCCGTCCTTACAGGAATGGCGTTGGCATTATTCTTACAGGGACCTTATATGTGGGTCGTGGCTTTAGCAGGAGCAGCTATAGCAGCCTTTTTAACAGCCGCAATGATGCATTTTATGAAAAATAACGAAGTACCTATTTTGACCTTTCCTTTTATTGTTTTGACATGGTTAATACTGCTTGCGGCTTATAAATTAAAACACCTAACATTAAGCTCTTCCCTAGTCCCTCAGAATTTAACAAGCTGGCAACTAAATATTGCTGGGAAGGTAAATTTACTAGACGGAATTTTCCACGGGATTGGGCAAGTGTTTTTTCTCAATAATACATTGTCCGGTATTCTTGTTTTTATCGCCGTATTTTGGGGAGGCAGAAAACTTGGAGTTTACGCAGCGATTGGAAATGCAGCTGCCATCATCATTGCCTATGTACTTGGCGGGGAACATTCCTTAATCGTCTTAGGACTTTACGGATACAATGCTATCCTAACCATCATGGCTGTATCCGTAGTATTTACCAAGCAACACCATCGCTACACCCTAGTATCAGGCATTATCGCCTCCTGCCTAACAGTTCCCATCACAGCAGGACTTAGTACATGGCTCCTCCCATACGGCCTCCCCGCCCTCACCATGCCATTCGTCCTCTCCACCTGGCTCTTTCTCGGAGCCAGGAAAACCATGCCGAACCTGTAA